A genomic window from Salvelinus alpinus chromosome 10, SLU_Salpinus.1, whole genome shotgun sequence includes:
- the LOC139532703 gene encoding OX-2 membrane glycoprotein-like gives MNTFLILLCLLSEAVSANVVARGDTRVDFNADASYTCTLADPTGVLQVTWQRLFKDDSVENLATYSKRFGVKIIDPHRGKVVFTEASLNSTSITVKNVTWADEACYICSFNVYPSGSIRKQTCLTVQGVSEVRATMQKVPSTEPDSDMEVVVSCSATGKPAPWIQWNISAAALIKTPNNWTVINKDQTVTANSNITLQLLPGSGGYVDCIINNGMRTQRHERVLLPILPGEREVEEDDKRTSPWAVAIPVFLIISLLVIFGCVELQKKKGCRQAALETTADEQDPPRSIV, from the exons ATGAATACTTTTCTCATTCTCTTATGCTTGCTCTCTGAAG CGGTCTCTGCCAACGTCGTAGCTAGAGGAGACACCAGGGTTGACTTCAATGCCGACGCATCATATACCTGCACCCTTGCGGACCCGACAGGTGTGTTGCAAGTCACCTGGCAGAGGCTGTTCAAAGACGACTCGGTGGAGAATCTGGCCACCTACAGCAAGCGGTTTGGCGTTAAAATCATAGACCCGCACCGAGGCAAGGTGGTTTTCACGGAGGCATCTCTCAACTCGACGTCCATTACCGTGAAGAATGTAACATGGGCGGACGAAGCCTGCTATATTTGTTCCTTCAATGTTTACCCGAGTGGATCAATACGCAAGCAGACGTGTCTTACCGTTCAAG GTGTATCTGAAGTGAGAGCCACAATGCAAAAAGTCCCCAGCACTGAACCTGACTCAGACATGGAAGTTGTGGTCAGCTGCTCTGCCACAGGTAAACCAGCACCTTGGATccaatggaacatttctgcagcagCACTCATAAAGACACCTAACAACTGGACTGTCATTAACAAAGACCAAACTGTCACAGCCAATAGCAACATCACCCTCCAACTGTTGCCAGGCTCAGGGGGATATGTGGACTGTATCATAAACAATGGGATGAGGACACAGAGACACGAGCGGGTCCTGCTTCCTATTCtccctggagagagggaggttgaaGAGG ATGACAAGAGGACATCCCCGTGGGCTGTTGCCATTCCAGTATTCCTAATCATTTCCCTTTTAGTCATCTTTGGCTGTGTCGAACTTCAAAAGAAAAAAG GTTGCAGGCAAGCAGCGTTGGAAACCACAGCAGACGAGCAGGACCCTCCTAGGAGCATTGTGTAA